In the Syngnathus scovelli strain Florida chromosome 8, RoL_Ssco_1.2, whole genome shotgun sequence genome, one interval contains:
- the tbl1x gene encoding F-box-like/WD repeat-containing protein TBL1X, producing the protein MSITSDEVNFLVYRYLQESGFSHSAFTFGIESHISQSNINGTLVPPAALISILQKGLQYVEAEISINEDGTVFDGRPIESLSLIDAVMPDVVQTRQQAFRDKLAQQQAACPMTASTSGNQSNAPKNGDATVNGEENGTHNMNNHCESMEMDVDVEIPASKATVLRGHESEVFICAWNPVSDLLASGSGDSTARIWNLNENNNSNSTQLVLRHCIREGGQDVPSNKDVTSLDWNSDGTLLATGSYDGFARIWTKDGNLASTLGQHKGPIFALKWNKKGNSILSAGVDKTTIIWDAHTGEAKQQFPFHSAPALDVDWQNNTTFASCSTDMCIHVCRLGSDRPLKTFQGHTNEVNAIKWDPSGMLLASCSDDMTLKIWSMKQETCVHDLQAHSKEIYTIKWSPTGPGTSNPNSNIMLASASFDSTVRLWDVERGVCIHTLTKHQEPVYSVAFSPDGKHLASGSFDKCVHIWNTTTGALVHSYRGTGGIFEVCWNSTGDKVGASASDGSVCVLDLRK; encoded by the exons ATGAGTATTACCAGTGACGAAGTGAACTTCTTGGTCTACAGATACCTCCAAGAATCAG GTTTCTCTCACTCCGCGTTCACCTTTGGCATCGAGAGCCACATCAGCCAGTCCAACATCAATGGTACACTAGTGCCCCCTGCAGCCCTCATCTCCATcctgcagaaagggctccagtaTGTGGAGGCAGAGATTAGCATCAATGAG GACGGAACGGTCTTCGACGGCCGGCCGATCGAGTCGCTGTCGCTCATCGACGCCGTGATGCCCGACGTGGTGCAGACGCGGCAGCAGGCTTTCCGCGACAAGCTGGCCCAGCAGCAGGCCGCTTGCCCCATGACGGCGTCCACTTCTGGAAACCAGTCCAACGCGCCAAAGAATGGGGACGCCACCGTCAACGGGGAGGAGAACGGCACCCACAACATGA ATAACCATTGTGAGTCAATGGAGATGGATGTGGACGTGGAGATACCCGCCAGCAAAGCCACAGTGCTGCGAGGTCACGAGTCGGAAGTGTTCATCTGTGCCTGGAACCCTGTCAGTGATCTGCTGGCCTCGGG TTCGGGGGACTCCACCGCCAGAATCTGGAACCTGAACGAGAACAACAACTCCAACTCCACCCAACTGGTGCTGCGGCATTGTATCCGAGAAGGCGGGCAGGACGTCCCCAGCAACAAAGATGTCACCTCTCTAGACTGGAAT AGCGACGGGACGCTCCTAGCGACAGGCTCGTATGACGGTTTTGCCAGGATATGGACGAAGGACG GAAATCTGGCGAGCACCTTGGGACAGCACAAGGGTCCCATATTTGCACTCAAGTGGAACAAGAAGGGGAACTCCATTCTCAGTGCTGGCGTAGATAAG ACGACAATCATTTGGGACGCGCACACAGGAGAAGCCAAACAGCAGTTCCCCTTCCACTCAG CTCCAGCTCTAGACGTGGACTGGCAGAACAACACCACCTTTGCCTCGTGCAGCACGGACATGTGCATCCACGTGTGTCGCCTCGGCAGCGATCGACCACTTAAGACCTTCCAGGGTCACACT aaCGAGGTTAACGCCATTAAGTGGGATCCATCGGGAATGCTGCTCGCCTCCTGCTCAGACGACATGACCTTAAAG atcTGGAGTATGAAACAGGAAACATGCGTCCACGATCTGCAGGCTCACAGTAAGGAGATTTACACCATCAAGTGGAGTCCGACCGGGCCCGGCACGAGCAATCCTAACTCCAACATCATGCTAGCCAG CGCATCGTTTGATTCGACGGTGCGGCTCTGGGATGTCGAGCGAGGCGTCTGCATCCACACGCTAACCAAGCACCAGGAGCCCGTCTACAGCGTGGCCTTCAGCCCGGACGGCAAACACCTCGCCAGCGGCTCCTTTGACAAGTGTGTTCACATTTGGAACACCACG ACCGGGGCTTTGGTGCACAGCTATAGAGGTACTGGTGGGATCTTTGAAGTGTGCTGGAATAGCACCGGGGACAAAGTCGGCGCCAGCGCATCAGACGGCTCG GTATGTGTCCTCGACCTCCGGAAATAG
- the gpr143 gene encoding G-protein coupled receptor 143, protein MASPRLETFCCANRDAATELVVTFQPLLFGIVTAASAVVSVLFTVLQILPKRKGYRRLGQYPLPRPASSSRILFIISVCDILGCTGIILRSSLWVGLPNTVEQISEANSTETLPDVFCIGSAMWIQLFYSASFWWTFCYAIDVFLVVKTSAGISTIILYHMITWGLALLLCIEGVAMLYYPSISNCEQGFQHAIPHYVTTYAPMLLVLVANPIFFHRTTSAVTSLLKGRQGIYTENERRLASAIKIRFFKIMLVFFICWSPNIINESLLFYLEMQGNIDDSSLRNIRNAALITWFIMGILNPMQAFLNTLAFHGWTGFDVDLSPRGRRELAWESASTSVANAGGHNSMVGTALLYQSHVQEAKKNMNGNGQPQSDAISVLSEGSESSTVEIHISSELPDYADIDADEESLGTSGKH, encoded by the exons ATGGCGTCACCGCGGCTGGAGACGTTCTGCTGCGCAAATCGGGACGCGGCCACCGAGCTGGTGGTCACCTTCCAGCCGCTCTTGTTCGGAATTGTGACAGCGGCCAGCGCGGTCGTGAGCGTGCTTTTCACCGTGCTGCAGATTCTGCCCAAGAGAAAAGGCTACAGGAGGCTCGGCCAGTATCCGCTGCCCAGACCCGCGTCTTCATCACGGATACTCTTCATCATCAGCGTGTGTGACATTTTGGGATGCACAG GCATCATTTTGAGGTCCTCTCTTTGGGTGGGCCTGCCCAACACGGTGGAACAGATCTCCGAGGCCAACAGTACAGAAACTTTGCCGGACGTCTTCTGTATCGGCAGCGCA ATGTGGATCCAGTTGTTCTACAGCGCTTCGTTCTGGTGGACCTTTTGTTACGCCATCGACGTCTTCCTGGTGGTCAAGACGTCTGCAGGAATCAG CACCATTATCCTGTACCACATGATCACATGGGGTCTGGCTTTGCTGCTTTGTATCGAGGGCGTAGCCATGCTCTACTATCCTTCCATTTCCAA CTGTGAACAAGGCTTCCAGCACGCCATCCCTCACTACGTCACCACGTATGCGCCCATGCTCTTAGTCCTTGTGGCTAACCCCATCTTCTTCCACCGGACCACATCCGCAG TGACATCATTGCTAAAAGGACGTCAAGGGATCTACACAGAAAATGAGCGGCGGCTAGCCAGCGCCATAAAGATACGTTTCTTTAAAATTATGCTGGTGTTCTTTATTTG CTGGAGTCCCAACATCATCAACGAGAGCCTTCTCTTCTACCTGGAGATGCAGGGGAACATCGATGACAGCAGCCTCAGGAATATCAGAAATGCTGCCTTGATCACATGGTTTATCATG GGAATCTTGAACCCCATGCAGGCCTTCCTCAACACATTGGCCTTCCACGGCTGGACGGGCTTCGATGTGGACCTGAGCCCGCGGGGGAGGAGAGAGCTGGCCTGGGAGTCAGCCTCCACGTCAGTGGCCAATGCAGGGGGACACAACTCCATGGTGGGCACGGCCCTGCTCTACCAGAGCCACGTGCAGGAGGCCAAGAAAAACATGAACGGCAACGGGCAGCCGCAGTCCGACGCCATCAGCGTCCTCTCAGAAG GTTCAGAATCTAGCACAGTTGAAATCCACATATCCAGCGAGCTACCAGACTATGCCGATATAGATGCTGATGAGGAATCCTTGGGGACGTCAGGGAAGCACTAG